One Mycolicibacterium fallax genomic window, TTGTCCCAGCCGACGCCGGAGACGATGTCCACCGACTCGCAGAACACCCGCTTGGTGTGGTTGCCGACGAAGTAGCTGGTGATGTGGTTGATGGTGTTGCCGGGGGCGCCGCGGACACCGAACATCTGCCGGGTCGGCTGCTGCACCGGCCCGAACGCCGAGAGGTTCTGGTTGCCGAACCGGTCGATCTGGTTGGCGCCCATCACCACGTGGCGACGGCCCCAGGCCAGCGTCTCGAAGACCCGGCCGAACGGCATCCAGCCCTCGATCGCCGCGGGCGCGCCGATCGGCGGGGTGTCGGCGATCAGCCGGGCCTCACCGTCGCTCAGCACGATGTCGGGGGCGAAGCTCAGTCGGGCCAACCGGGCGCCGATCGACACCACGGTGGTCATCGGCGACACCATGATCTCCCCGGCGTCACGGAACAGTTCGGCGCAGGCGATCACGCAGATCTCGGCGGTGCTCACGTCGCTCATTTGTCGGTCTCCTTCGCGGCGGCGAACCGGCGGACCGCGGCCTGGTAGTCGTCCTCGCTGCCGGACAGGTACGTCTGGGTGAACTGCGCCCAGGTCTCCGGGTCGCCGGCGGCCTCGGCGTAGTGCCGCTGGAACTTCTCGTCGCGGCGGTAGTCGGGCTCGTTGGTGGTGAAGTGCGCGCCGCCGGGGGCCTCGACGACGGCGTCGACCATCATCCGGTTGATCAGCAGCTGCTGCGGCACAACCGAATCCACCAGCTCGGCGGTCGGGACGACCTTCTCCACCGACAGGAAGCGGCGGTCGGCGGCCATCAGGTACAGGTCGTCGAAGTACGGGTCGATGCCGGTGTAGGCGGCGTTGCCGCGGGCGTCGCCGAGGTTCAGGTGCACGAAGGCGGCGTCGAGGTTCAGCGCGGGCATCGCGATGAGTTCCTCGTGCTTGCCGTCGGTGGGGTACGGGCTGGTGACGGTCCGCAGCTCGTCGCCCCAGAACGCCCGCACGTCACTGCCGAGTCCGGCCCGGATCGGCAGGAACGGCAGCCGCTGGCCGGCCGCCTGCAGGCCGCAGCGCAGCATGCCCTCGTCCATCTCGCGGGCCTCGATCGCGCCGCTGGTGCGGGCCTTGGCGAACCACGGGTCGTAGAACGGCGGGGAGTCCAGCGAGACGAAGCCGTAGTAGGCCCGGCGGACCTTGCCGGCCGAGCACAGCAGGCCGAGATCCGGTCCGCCGTAGGTCACCACGGTCAGATCGGTGACGTCGGTGCGCAGCAGCGCGCGCACGAACGCCATCGGCTTGCGGCGCGAGCCCCAGCCGCCGAGGCCGATGGTCATGCCGCTTTCGATCTGCGCGACGGCGGCGTCCAGAGTCGTTGTCTTGTCGGTCATTTGTTTCCCTTTTCGGTGCCGGCGAAGGCGTCGCGGTGTTCGTCGGAGACGCCGGCGAGGTTGAGCTCGAAGGTGAAGCCCTGCTCCATCCGGTAGCTGGCGTTGACCCGCTGCACGTCGATGAGGTTCAGCGCCTCCTTGGCCGCCCGGATCACCCGGGTGTCCTTGGCGGCGATGTCGCGGGCCACCCGCAGCGCGGACTCGTCGAGCTCGGCGCGCGGCACCACCTCGTGCACCGAGCCGAACTGGGCCAGGGTGGCCGCGTCGACGGTGGCGGCGGTGAAGAACAGTCGCCGCATCATGTGCTGCGGGACCAGCCGGGACAGGTGGGTGGCCGCGCCGAGCGCGCCGCGCTCGACCTCGGGCAGCCCGAAGGTGGCATCGTCGGAGGCGACGATGACGTCGGCGTTGCCGATCAGGCCGATGCCGCCGCCGACGCAGAATCCGTTGACCGCGGCGATCACCGGCACCGCGCACTCGTAGACCGCGCGGAAGGCCTCGTAGCAGCCGCGGTTGGCGGCGATCAGCGCGTCAAAGCCCTCGGTGCGCTGCATCTCCTTGATGTCGACGCCGGCGTTGAAGCCGCGGCCCTCGGCCCGCAGGATCACCGCGTGGGTGCTGGGGTCGCGGCCGGCCGCGGTGATGGTGTCGGCCAGTTCGAACCAGCCCGCCGAGGGGATGGCGTTGACCGGTGGGTAGTCGACGGTGACCGAGACGATGCCCGGTTCGACGGTTTTGGATGTGATCGGCATGGCGTCTCCTGGGCCGGTAGGCAAAGCAAGCACTTGCTTGGTACGCTAACACACGTGACCGACCAGACTGATCCCGCGATCAACCTCGGCCTGCGCGACCGGGTGGTGTTGGTGACCGGCGGGGTGCGCGGCGTCGGCGCCGGCATCAGCGCGGTGTTCGCCGACCAGGGTGCGACGGTGCTGACCTGCGCGCGCCGCCCCGTCGAGGGCTCGCCGTATGAATTCCTGGCCTGCGACGTCCGCGACGACGACGCGGTCCGCGAGATGCTCGACGACGTGGTGGCCCGACACGGCCGGATCGACGTCGTGATCAACAATGCCGGCGGTTCCCCGTACGCGGCCGCCGCCGAGGCGTCGGCCAACTTCAGCCGCAAGATCATCGAGCTCAACCTGATCGGGCCGCTGCAGGTCGCCCAGCACGCCAACCGGCACATGCAGACCCAGTCGCGCGGCGGCTCGATCATCAACATCTGCAGCGTCAGCGGCCGGCGGCCCACCCCGGGCACCGCCGCCTACGGCGCGGCCAAGGCCGGCCTGGAGAATCTGACCTCGACGCTGGCGGTGGAATGGGCGCCGCGGGTGCGGGTCAACAACATCGTCGTCGGCATGGTGGAGACCGAACAGTCCGAACTGTTCTACGGCGACGCCGACTCGCTGGCCCAGGTGGCGGCCACGGTGCCGCTGGGCCGGTTGGCCCGGCCCGCCGACATCGGTTGGGCCGCCGCCTATCTGGCCTCGGACCTGGCCGGCTACGTCAGCGGCGCCAGCATCGAGGTGCACGGCGGCGGCGAGCCGCCGGCGTACCTGGACGCCTCCAGCGCGAATAAGTAAGTAACAGTGGATCAATCGAGGAGCAGCAATGGGATTGCTTGACGGCCGGGTTGTCATCGTCACCGGGGCAGGCGGCGGCATCGGCCGCGCCCACGCGCTGGCCTTTGCGGCCGAGGGCGCACGGGTCGTGGTCAACGACATCGGGGTGGGCCTGGACGGCTCGCCGGCCGGCGGCGGCAGCGCCGCCCAGACCGTGGTCGACGAGATCGTCGCGGCCGGGGGAGAGGCCGTCGCCAACGGCTCGAACGTCGCCGACTGGGAGCAGGCCGCCGCGCTGATCCAGACCGCGGTCGACACCTTCGGCGGGCTCGACGTGCTGGTCAACAACGCCGGCATCGTGCGCGACCGGATGTTCGCCAACACCAGCGAGGAAGAGTTCGACGCGGTGGTCGCGGTGCACCTCAAGGGGCACTTCGCCACCATGCGGCACGCCGCGGCGTACTGGCGGGCCAAGTCCAAGGCCGGCGAGACCGTCGACGCCCGGATCATCAACACCAGCTCCGGTGCCGGCCTGCAGGGCAGCATCGGGCAGGCCAACTACAGTGCCGCCAAGGCGGGTATCGCCGCGCTCACCCTGATCGGCGCCGCCGAGATGGGCCGCTACGGGGTGACCGTCAACGCGATCGCGCCGTCGGCGCGGACCCGGATGACCGAGACGGTGTTCGCCGACATGATGGCCACCCAGGGCCAGGCGTTCGACGCGATGGCGCCGGAGAACGTCTCCCCGCTCGTGGTGTGGCTGGGCAGCGCGGCATCCCGCGAGGTGACCGGGCAGGTCTTCGAGGTCGAGGGCGGCAAGATCCGGGTCGCCGAGGGCTGGGCGCACGGCCCGCAGATCGACAAGGGCGACCGCTGGGATCCGGCCGAGCTGGGGCCGGTGGTTGCCGACCTGCTGGCGCAGGCGCGTCCCGCGGTGCCGGTCTACGGCGCCTGATCCGACCTGACGATCATGGCCCCCTCGAAATTCGAGGGGGCCATGATCTTTTCGGTGTGGGCCTGGGTGGTGTGGGCCTAGGCGGCGTGGGCCTAGGCGGCGTCGGCCGCCTTGCGGACGGTGTCCCGCGCCTGCTTGACGACCTTCTTCACGTCGGCGGTTGCCTTGTCCACGGTCTGCTTGACCCGCTCGCCGGTCTGCTTGACCGCGTCCCGGACATCCGAGCGGGCGTTGTCGGCGACCACGCGCAGCCGCGGCCGCGGTGCGTCGGTGTCGTCGGCGCCGGCCGTCCGGGTGGTCAGCGTTGCGCCGAGGTCCGAGGCCGAGCTCTTCAGCTCGTCGACCAGACCCTTGGCGGTCCGGGTGGCGGCGGGGCGGTCCGCGGTGCTGTCGGCCAGGGCCGTGGACTGCCCGCCGGGCAGCAGGCCCCGCACCGCGTCGACGGTGTCGGTGACCGAATCCTTCACGAACTTGACCCCGGCCTCGCCGACGTCACGGACACCCTCGCCGGCGGTGCTGACGATCGCCCCGGCGTCCAGGGCCAGCACCGGCTGGCGCATGTTGTACAGCGCGGTCTGCGGCGCGACGGCCAGGTCACGGGTGTTGACGAACATCTTGGTCGGGTAGTTGGCCGGGCCGACCTCCTTATCGCCCCAGCGCTTGAGCTCCCACTCGCCGGCGGCGTCCTTCTCCACGACGACGACGTCGGTGTTGTCCAGCCGGTTGTTCAGCAGCAGCATCAGATCCGGGTTGTTGACGTTCATCAACGTCCACATCATGATCGTCGCGCCGTGCGAGAACACCACGGCGTTGTCGCTCTCCTCGTCGACCTGGTCAAGCGCGTTGGTCATCCGCTCGTTGAACTCGTTGCCGTTCTCGCCACCGGGGATGCGCAGGAACCGGGCGCCCAGGGTCCAGCCCAGCGGCACCGCGATGTAGCCGAGCCGACCGAGCCCGCTGTTCTCCGGGGCCCCCTCGAAGATGCCCGCGCCGATCTCCTGGACGCCGATCCGCTCCCCGGCGCGGCCCGGGTTGGTGTACTCCCCGCCCAGGATGGTGACGGGCCGGGGCGTCTCGTTATTTTCCTCGTACCACTTGGAGAGTGGCTTCGCGGTCTGCTGGGTCCGGATCATGGTGGAGGCGTAGATGCCGTCGTACTTGGTCAGGTCGTAGCCGTACCCCTGCAACTTCGCCGGCACACCGGCGGCCTGATCTTCGCCCAGCTCAGTCAGCTCCGGCCCCGGGATCGAGGTGTCGATGTGGTCGGCCGCGTTCGCCACCGATTCGCCGTGCCGAACGAACGTGACGGTCAGCGCCAGCGAAGGGATCGCGGTGATGACCAGCAGACAGAAGGCGGTCAGTGCCGTCGCCACGGCGATGAGTGGACGTCGTGAACGTCCGGCGAGGTGGTCCATGTTGGCTCCGTCGGGTAATGGATGGTGTCGGTCCACACATTCCCCCCGCACTGTGTGCGTGCTCACTGTACACACTTTGGGATCTGTTCACTAAGAATTTCTACGCCCGTTCCGAGGCATTTCTCAGGCGGATACACCGGCCCGGCAGCGCGGTGGCGGCTGTCGGTGGGTCGGCGTACTCTCGACAGTATGTTCGAAAGATTGGATCGCGAGGCGCTGACCAGTGCAGATGCCGCGGATCTGGTCGCCACGATCTCCGCCTCGGCGCTCGCCGATGCGGCCGCGGCGGCTGCCCGGTACGCCGCGATCGGCGAACTGCTGGCCCGCAATGAGGCCGAGGCCGACGCGCACGCCGCCTACGACGGCTGGACGGCGACCACCGCCGAGGTCGGCGCCGCGATGGGCATCAGCGCCCGCCGCGCCGGATCCCTGCTGCACGCCGCCAAGGCGCTGCGGACTCGGCTGCCCAAGATCGCCGCGCTGCTGGCGACCGGGGCGGTCTCCGAGCGGATCGTCGCGGTCGTCACCTGGCGCACCCGGCTGGTGATGGACCCGCAGGCCGCGGCCGAAATCGACACCGAGTTGGCCGCCGCGGTCGAGCAGGCCGCCCGCTACGGCGGGGTGGGCACGCTGTCCAACGACAGCCTGGACATGCTCGTCGACGCGGCGATCTGCAAGCACGATCCCGATGCGGTGCGCCGGATCCATCAGGCCGCCCGCGCCCGCGACATCTCCTTCGGCAAGCCCGACGACGAGACCGGGCTGCGCAGCGTGTACGGGGCGGTGCTGGCCACCGATGCCCCGATCATCGACGCGGTGCTGAGCTCGTTGGCCTCCTCGGTGTGCCCGGAGGATCCGCGCAGCATCGGGGAGCGGCGTTCGGATGCCTTCGCGCTGCTGCACACCGGCATCACCGCGCTGCCGTGTCGGTGCAATCGGCCCGAATGCCCGCAGAACACCACCGGGGCCACCGACGGCAACGGGGTGGTGGACCGGACCCGGGCGGGCTCGGTGGTCATCGAGGTGCTCGCCGATCAGGCCGCGATTGAGCAGGCCATCGCCGAGGCTGCCGGCAAACCGAGCATCGGCAGGCCGTGGCTGGAGTCCCGGAAGCGCACCGTCTGGGTTTACCCGCCCGGCACCGACTGGTCCGGCGGGATGACCCCGGAGGAGATCGCCGAGATCACCGACACCGCGCGACGCGACGCCGGGCCGGGCTGGCAGACCCGCCGGCCCGTCGACCCGGCCGGGCAGCTTGGCCTCTGGGAACACCGCCCGGTGAGCATGCCGGCCGCCCTGAGCGATTCGGCGATCGACGCCGAGCTGGCCGCGCTGCTGACCGCCGACGCCGCGGAGCCGCGGCCCTGCGCGCGTCATCGCGGGCTCCCGCCGGATCAGCCGCCGGATCAGCCCCCGCCGGGTCAGCCCCCGCCTCCGCCGCCGCGGAATCCGCCCCCACCCCCGCCACCCCCGCCACCGCCCCCGCCACCCCCGCCACCGCCCCCGCCGGTCGTGGTGCCGGAGTGCGATCGCGGCGTCGCGGTGCAGATCGGTGGTGGGATCGTGCCGATACCGCTGCTGGCCGAGCTGGTGCGCACCGGCGCGAAGATCCGCGCACTGCGGCGCCCGGACCGCACCCCGGAGAAGCACTACCGGCCGTCACGCCGGCTGGCGCTGTGGGATCAGGCCCGGGATCTGACCTGCCGGTTCCCCGGCTGCGGGAAGCCCGCCGACCGCTGCGACATCGACCATGTTCGCCCGTACCCGCGCGGCCCCACCCATCCGGGCAACAACGCCTGCTACTGCCGCACCCACCACCTGGGCAAGACCTTCGGTGGCTGGAGCTCGGAGCTGGCCGCCGATGGGACGCTGACCTGGACCAGCCCGCACGGGGCCGGCTACACCACCGTGCCGCTGTCGGCGCTGCTGTTTCCCGGCTGGAACACCGAAACGCCGCTGCCCCCGGCGAAGAAGGCCCCGGGCAAGAAGGACGGCGCCGCAGGCAAGGAGGACGGCGCGCCGCCGGAGCACCGGGGATTGGCGATGCCGAAACGGCCTCGTACCCGCGAGCAGGATCAGCTGCGCGGCATCGAGGCCGAACGCGCCGCCAACCACATCGAGAACGCCGCATACGACGCCGAGATGGCCAAGGTTCTGGGTCCGCTCACTCCGAAACCCCGGCCCGAGCCCGAGCCCGAACCTGAGCCCGACGACGACGACGGCGAGCCGCCGCCGTTCTGACCGGGGCTAGGCCGGATCGCAGATGACGATCGGGATCTTGCGATCGGTGTAGGAGCGGTAGTTCACGAAGTCCGGGTACATCGCGTCCAGCTTGGGCCAGTACTCGTCGCGCTCGGCGTCGGTGGCGTCGCGGGCCACCAGCGCCAGGGTCTGCGTCTTGGTCTGGAACGAGATGGCCGGGTCGGCCTTCAGGTTGAGGTACCACATCGGGTTCGTCGCCCGGCCGCCCTGCGAGGCGACCAGCACGATGCGCCCGCCCTCCTGCAGGTACAGCAGCGGGCTGTCCCGCGGCTCACCGGACTTGCGGCCGGTGGTGGTGAGAATCCCGACCGCCGCGCCGCGCAGGAACTTGTCGCCGAACCGGCCCCCGGACTTCTTGAACAGCCAGGTCTGGGCGCGCGACATCCATTTGATCGCGGTGCCGGTGGACGGCGCGTTGAGCCGCTGCACCTGCTTGGCGTTCAACGGGCGGGGGGTGTTGGCCATGGCGGCAACCTATCTCGTCAGCGTGGGCCGGATGTTGGCGCTGATGTGGTGGATCTGCGCGGTCGGGGCGTCGGCCGGGATCAGGAACGTCTCGTCGACCACCGCGCCCACCCGGCGGCCGAACAGCGCGGGCTTGGTGGACAGCTCGAACACCGCCCGGATGTGATCGCCGTCGACGCTGAACTCCGGGGTGCTGACCGCGCGGATCAGCTTGAACTGCGGACCGTTGTTCAGGCTGCGGCGCAGGTGATCCCCGGACCGCCCGGTCTTGATGCCCAGCTCGTAGCGCACGCAGTCCGGGGCGAACGGGACGTCGTCGCCCCGGTGGTCGGCCAGCGCGCTGATGTAGGCCTGCGCGGCGGCGATGCGGTCGGCGTCGGTCAGCGGCATCAGAGGCGCTCGATGATCGTTCCGGTGGACAGCGCCCCGCCGGCGCACATGGTGATCAGCGCGGTGGACTTGTCGGTGCGCTCCAGCTCGTGCAGCGCGGTGGTGATCAGCCGGGCACCGGTGGAACCGACCGGGTGCCCCAGCGCGATCGCGCCACCGTTGACGTTGACGCGGTCCATGTCGGCGCCGTGCACCTGCGCCCAGGACAGCACCACCGAGGCGAACGCCTCGTTGATCTCGACCAGGTCGATGTCGCTCATCGACATGCCGGCCTTCTCCAGCACCCGCGCGGTGGACTGCACCGGCCCGTCCAGGTGGTAGTAGGTCTCGGCGCCGACGTTGGCCTGGCTGACGATGCGGGCCCGCGGCTTGAGCCCCAGGGCCTTGGCCTTGTCCTCGTCCATCCACAGCACCGCGGCCGCGCCGTCGGAGATCTGCGAGGAGTTGCCGGCGGTGTGGATGCCGCCCTCGATGACGGGCTTGAGCGCGGCCAGCCCCTCGGCGGTGGTGTCCCGCAGGCCCTGGTCGCGGCCGACCATGGTCAGCTCGGCGGTGGGCTGCTTGTTCTCGTCGATCACCGGGGCCTGGATCGGGGAGATCTCCCGATCGAAGCGGCCCTCGGCCCAGGCCTGCTTGGCCCGCAGCTGGGAGGCCAGCCCGAGCGCGTCCACGTCGGCGCGGGTGATGCCGCGCCGGCGGGCGATCCGCTCGGCGGCCTCGAACTGGTTGGGCAGGTCGATGTCCCAGGACGCCGCCCGCGCGCCGCCGCCGTTGGCGCCCAGACCGACCCGGCTCATCGCCTCGATGCCGCAGGCGATGCCGATGTCGATGGCGCCGGTGGCGATCAGCCCGGCGATCAGGTGGTTGGCCTGCTGGGCGCTGCCGCACTGGCAGTCGATGCTGGTGGCGCCGACGTGCTCGGGCAGCCCGGCGACCAGCCAGGACTGCCGGGTGACGTTGTTCGCCTGTTCCCCGTACTGGGTGACGCAGCCGCCGATAACCTGTTCCACGTCGCCGGCGTCGATGCCGGCCTTCTCCACCACGGCCCGCTGGACGGCGCCGAGCAACTCGGTGGCATGCAGGCCGGACAGCCAGCCGTTCCGTTTTCCGATCGGACTGCGGGTGGCTTCGACGATGACAGGATTACTCATGTCCGCCAGGCTAGAACACGTTTCATTACTCTGACAAGCGACGATGTGTCGGTGCCTTTGATCTGCGGTCAGACCGTGTTTCAATGGTGGCAATTGGCACTAGACCGTGTTGTTTGCGGACCCGCTGGAGCAAGGAGAAGACCAATGGCGCACCTCAGTTTCCCCAACACCTTCGATCCGCTGGACGCCGACCTGAACCTGCAGGGGTTGCCGGTTGAGCAGCTCGCCGAGCTGCGCAGGTCCGAGCCTATCCACTGGGTCGACGTTCCGGAGGGAACCGGCGGGTTCGGTGACAAGGGCTACTGGCTGGTGACCCGGCACGCCGACGTCAAGGAGGTGTCGCGCCGCAGCGACGTGTTCTCCTCGGCGATGAACGGTGCCATCCCGGTCTGGCCGCAGACCATGACCCGCGAGGCCGTCGACGTGCAGCGCGCGGTGCTGCTCAACATGGACGCGCCGCACCACACCCGGCTGCGCAAGATCATCTCCCGCGGCTTCACCCCGCGCGCCGTCGGCCGGCTGCGCGAGGAGCTCAACGCCCGCGCCCAGCACATCGCCAAGACCGCGGCCGCGATGGAGGTCGGCGACTTCGTCGAGCAGGTCGCCTGTGAGCTGCCGCTGCAGGCCATCGCCGAGCTGATCGGCGTGCCCCAGGAGGACCGCGACAAGCTGTTCCGCTGGTCCAACGAGATGACCGCCGGCGAGGACCCCGAGTTCGCCGACATCGATCCGGCGATGTCCTCCTTCGAGGTGATCACCTACGCCATGAAGATGGCCGAGGAGCGTCGCAAGAACCCGACCGACGACATCGTCACCCAGCTGATCGAGGCCGACATCGACGGCGAGAGCCTGACCGACGACGAGTTCGGCTTCTTCGTCATCATGCTCGCGGTCGCCGGCAACGAGACCAGCCGCAACTCGACCACCCACGGCATGATCGCGTTCGCCCAGCACCCCGAGCAGTGGGAGCTCTACAAGCGCGAGCGCCCGGAGACCGCGGTCGACGAGATCGTCCGCTGGGCCACCCCGGTCTCGGCGTTCCAGCGCACCGCCAACTGCGACACCGAGCTGGCCGGCGTGCAGATCAAGGAGGGCCAGCGAGTGGTGATGTCCTACCGCTCGGCCAACTTCGACGAGACGGTCTTCGAGGACCCGCACACCTTCAACATCCTGCGCGACCCCAACCCGCACGTCGGGTTCGGCGGCACCGGTGCGCACTACTGCATCGGCGCCAACCTGGCCCGGATGACCATCAACCTGATCTTCGAGGCGATCGCCGACCACATGCCCGACATCACCCCGATCGGGGAGCCGGAGCGGCTGATGTCCGGCTGGCTCAACGGCATCAAGCACTGGCAGGTCGACTACACCGGTCAGGCCGGTAAGTAACCAACCCGCCGGAACGAGGAGCAAGCACAGTGGATTTCAGTCCCGACCCGCAGCAGCAGGCCGTCGCCGACGTCGTCACCTCGGTGCTCGACCGTGACAACTCCTGGGCCGCCCTGGTCGACGGCGGCGTGGCCGCCCTCGGTGTGCCGGAGCGGCTCGGCGGCGACGGCGTCGGGCTGCCAGAGATCGCGACCGCGCTGACCGAGATCGGTCGGCACGGCACCACCGGCCCGGCACTGGGCACCCTCGGGCTGGGGCTGCTGCCGCTGCTGGCGCTGGCCACCGACGAGCAGCAGGACCGCTACCTGGCCGGGGTGGCCGGCGGCGCGCTGCTGTCCGCCGCGCTCAACGAGCCGGGCACCGCGCTGCCGGAGCAGCCCGGGGTCACCCTGGCCGACGGCCGGCTCAACGGCACCAAGATCGGCGTGCCCCACGCCGACGGCGCGCAGTGGCTGCTGGTCACCGCCGACTCCGGCGTCGCGGTGGTGTCCCCGCGCGGCGAGGGCGTCGCGCTGACCCGGACGCCGACCGCCAACGGCTCCGAGGAGTTCGTCGTCACCCTCACCGACGCACCGGCCGACGGGGTGCTCGACGGCGCCACCGCCGCGGATGTCAATCGGCTGGCGCTGGCGGCCTACGGCTCGTTCGCCGCGGGCCTGACCGCCGGGGCGCTGCGGCTGACCGCCGACTACGTCGCCACCCGCGAGCAGTTCGGCCGGCCGCTGTCGACGTTCCAGACCGTCGCCGCGCAGCTGTCCGAGGTGTACATCACCGCCCGCACCATCGCGCTGCTGGCCACCTCGGCGGCCTGGCGGCTCGCCGAGGACCTCGACGCCGACGAGGACCTGACGATCCTCGGATACTGGGTGACCTCGCAGGCGCCGGTCGCCATGCGCACCTGCCACCATCTGCACGGCGGCATGGGCATGGACATCACCTACCCGATGGACCGGTACTACTCGTCGATCAAGGACCTGGCCCGCTGCCTGGGCGGTCAGGCGCAACGACTCGAGCTGGTGGGAGCGTAATGTTCATCGATCTGACGCCCGAACAGCGGGCGCTGCAGGCCGAGCTGCGGGAATACTTCTCGACCCTGATCACCCCCGAAGAAGCCGCCGCGATGGAGACCGACCGGCACAACGAGGCCTACCGCACGGTGATCAAGCGGATGGGCTCGGACGGCAAGCTCGGCGTCGGCTGGCCCAAGGAGTACGGCGGCCTGGGCTTCGGCCCGATCGAGCAGCAGATCTTCGTCAACGAGGCCAACCGCGCCGACATCCCGCTGCCGATGGTCACCCTGCAGACCGTCGGGCCGACCCTGCAGGTGCACGGCACCGAGGCGCAGAAGAAGCAGTTCCTGCCCGGAATCCTTTCCGGCGACGTGCATTTCGCTATCGGCTACTCCGAGCCGGAGGCCGGCACCGACCTGGCGTCGCTGCGCACCACCGCGGTCCGCGACGGCGATCACTACATCGTCAACGGCCAGAAGATGTGGACCACCGGCGCGCACGACGCCGACTACATCTGGCTGGCCTGCCGCACCGACCCG contains:
- the ipdB gene encoding cholesterol ring-cleaving hydrolase subunit IpdB, which translates into the protein MSDVSTAEICVIACAELFRDAGEIMVSPMTTVVSIGARLARLSFAPDIVLSDGEARLIADTPPIGAPAAIEGWMPFGRVFETLAWGRRHVVMGANQIDRFGNQNLSAFGPVQQPTRQMFGVRGAPGNTINHITSYFVGNHTKRVFCESVDIVSGVGWDKVDPDNPAYRFLNVHQVVSNLGVFDFAGPDHSMRAVSLHPGVTPEQVVENTSFEVAGLEQAGVTRAPSYAELDLIATLDPKSLRSKEVRA
- the ipdA gene encoding cholesterol ring-cleaving hydrolase subunit IpdA; translation: MTDKTTTLDAAVAQIESGMTIGLGGWGSRRKPMAFVRALLRTDVTDLTVVTYGGPDLGLLCSAGKVRRAYYGFVSLDSPPFYDPWFAKARTSGAIEAREMDEGMLRCGLQAAGQRLPFLPIRAGLGSDVRAFWGDELRTVTSPYPTDGKHEELIAMPALNLDAAFVHLNLGDARGNAAYTGIDPYFDDLYLMAADRRFLSVEKVVPTAELVDSVVPQQLLINRMMVDAVVEAPGGAHFTTNEPDYRRDEKFQRHYAEAAGDPETWAQFTQTYLSGSEDDYQAAVRRFAAAKETDK
- the echA20 gene encoding (7aS)-7a-methyl-1,5-dioxo-2,3,5,6,7,7a-hexahydro-1H-indene-carboxyl-CoA hydrolase; this translates as MPITSKTVEPGIVSVTVDYPPVNAIPSAGWFELADTITAAGRDPSTHAVILRAEGRGFNAGVDIKEMQRTEGFDALIAANRGCYEAFRAVYECAVPVIAAVNGFCVGGGIGLIGNADVIVASDDATFGLPEVERGALGAATHLSRLVPQHMMRRLFFTAATVDAATLAQFGSVHEVVPRAELDESALRVARDIAAKDTRVIRAAKEALNLIDVQRVNASYRMEQGFTFELNLAGVSDEHRDAFAGTEKGNK
- a CDS encoding SDR family oxidoreductase encodes the protein MTDQTDPAINLGLRDRVVLVTGGVRGVGAGISAVFADQGATVLTCARRPVEGSPYEFLACDVRDDDAVREMLDDVVARHGRIDVVINNAGGSPYAAAAEASANFSRKIIELNLIGPLQVAQHANRHMQTQSRGGSIINICSVSGRRPTPGTAAYGAAKAGLENLTSTLAVEWAPRVRVNNIVVGMVETEQSELFYGDADSLAQVAATVPLGRLARPADIGWAAAYLASDLAGYVSGASIEVHGGGEPPAYLDASSANK
- a CDS encoding SDR family oxidoreductase, which encodes MGLLDGRVVIVTGAGGGIGRAHALAFAAEGARVVVNDIGVGLDGSPAGGGSAAQTVVDEIVAAGGEAVANGSNVADWEQAAALIQTAVDTFGGLDVLVNNAGIVRDRMFANTSEEEFDAVVAVHLKGHFATMRHAAAYWRAKSKAGETVDARIINTSSGAGLQGSIGQANYSAAKAGIAALTLIGAAEMGRYGVTVNAIAPSARTRMTETVFADMMATQGQAFDAMAPENVSPLVVWLGSAASREVTGQVFEVEGGKIRVAEGWAHGPQIDKGDRWDPAELGPVVADLLAQARPAVPVYGA
- a CDS encoding histidine phosphatase family protein, producing the protein MATALTAFCLLVITAIPSLALTVTFVRHGESVANAADHIDTSIPGPELTELGEDQAAGVPAKLQGYGYDLTKYDGIYASTMIRTQQTAKPLSKWYEENNETPRPVTILGGEYTNPGRAGERIGVQEIGAGIFEGAPENSGLGRLGYIAVPLGWTLGARFLRIPGGENGNEFNERMTNALDQVDEESDNAVVFSHGATIMMWTLMNVNNPDLMLLLNNRLDNTDVVVVEKDAAGEWELKRWGDKEVGPANYPTKMFVNTRDLAVAPQTALYNMRQPVLALDAGAIVSTAGEGVRDVGEAGVKFVKDSVTDTVDAVRGLLPGGQSTALADSTADRPAATRTAKGLVDELKSSASDLGATLTTRTAGADDTDAPRPRLRVVADNARSDVRDAVKQTGERVKQTVDKATADVKKVVKQARDTVRKAADAA
- a CDS encoding HNH endonuclease signature motif containing protein, which codes for MFERLDREALTSADAADLVATISASALADAAAAAARYAAIGELLARNEAEADAHAAYDGWTATTAEVGAAMGISARRAGSLLHAAKALRTRLPKIAALLATGAVSERIVAVVTWRTRLVMDPQAAAEIDTELAAAVEQAARYGGVGTLSNDSLDMLVDAAICKHDPDAVRRIHQAARARDISFGKPDDETGLRSVYGAVLATDAPIIDAVLSSLASSVCPEDPRSIGERRSDAFALLHTGITALPCRCNRPECPQNTTGATDGNGVVDRTRAGSVVIEVLADQAAIEQAIAEAAGKPSIGRPWLESRKRTVWVYPPGTDWSGGMTPEEIAEITDTARRDAGPGWQTRRPVDPAGQLGLWEHRPVSMPAALSDSAIDAELAALLTADAAEPRPCARHRGLPPDQPPDQPPPGQPPPPPPRNPPPPPPPPPPPPPPPPPPPPVVVPECDRGVAVQIGGGIVPIPLLAELVRTGAKIRALRRPDRTPEKHYRPSRRLALWDQARDLTCRFPGCGKPADRCDIDHVRPYPRGPTHPGNNACYCRTHHLGKTFGGWSSELAADGTLTWTSPHGAGYTTVPLSALLFPGWNTETPLPPAKKAPGKKDGAAGKEDGAPPEHRGLAMPKRPRTREQDQLRGIEAERAANHIENAAYDAEMAKVLGPLTPKPRPEPEPEPEPDDDDGEPPPF
- a CDS encoding nitroreductase family deazaflavin-dependent oxidoreductase, which translates into the protein MANTPRPLNAKQVQRLNAPSTGTAIKWMSRAQTWLFKKSGGRFGDKFLRGAAVGILTTTGRKSGEPRDSPLLYLQEGGRIVLVASQGGRATNPMWYLNLKADPAISFQTKTQTLALVARDATDAERDEYWPKLDAMYPDFVNYRSYTDRKIPIVICDPA